One stretch of Rhizophagus irregularis chromosome 6, complete sequence DNA includes these proteins:
- a CDS encoding Splicing factor 3B subunit 4 gives MDFVSMSEEDADYAIKIMNQIKLYGKPIHATSDKKNLDVGVSLFIRNLDSGVGEKMLYDTFSAFDVIVHTPK, from the exons ATGGATTTTGTGAGTATGAGTGAAGAGGATGCAGATTAtgctattaaaataatgaatcaaaTCAAGCTCTATGGAAAACCTATTCAT GCAACTTCAgacaaaaagaatttggacGTAGGcgtttcattatttataaggAACTTGGATTCTGGTGTTGGTGAAAAAATGTTGTATGATACGTTCAGCGCTTTTGATGTTATCGTACATACTCCCAAGTAG